A part of Chitinimonas koreensis genomic DNA contains:
- a CDS encoding chalcone isomerase family protein: MKMNNCFKSWLVLAGSLLALSGQAAAVEVAGVSIDDSARVAGAELKLNGAGVRTKVLFKVYVAALYLGDKKSTPAEVLAAPGPKRVSLTMLREVSSDTLSQALLEGLNHNSSDEEKSRLFNQMLAIGQIFGAYRSIKPRDVITVDWVPNTGTVIQMNGKKLGDTLPDVAFYNAILKIWLGDRPADKTLKRQLLGEAAS, translated from the coding sequence ATGAAAATGAACAACTGCTTCAAGAGCTGGCTGGTGCTGGCCGGCAGCCTGCTGGCGCTGAGCGGGCAGGCCGCCGCCGTCGAGGTGGCCGGCGTGTCGATCGATGACAGCGCCAGGGTCGCCGGCGCCGAGCTCAAGCTCAACGGCGCCGGCGTGCGCACCAAGGTCCTGTTCAAGGTCTACGTGGCTGCGCTCTACCTGGGCGACAAGAAGTCCACGCCGGCCGAAGTGCTGGCCGCGCCGGGACCCAAGCGGGTATCGCTGACCATGCTGCGCGAGGTCAGCTCCGACACGCTGAGCCAGGCGCTGCTCGAAGGCCTCAATCACAACAGCAGCGACGAAGAGAAGTCGCGGCTGTTCAACCAGATGCTGGCCATCGGCCAGATCTTCGGCGCCTACCGTTCGATCAAGCCCCGCGACGTGATCACCGTCGACTGGGTGCCGAACACCGGCACGGTGATCCAGATGAACGGCAAGAAGCTCGGCGACACGCTGCCGGACGTCGCCTTCTACAACGCGATCCTGAAGATCTGGCTCGGCGACCGGCCGGCCGACAAGACGCTGAAGCGGCAACTGCTGGGCGAAGCGGCGTCCTGA
- a CDS encoding CDP-alcohol phosphatidyltransferase family protein, whose translation MTTSPPKPFSMIREFHLADWFTLSNAFCGVGALFAVMTYLQSGEVLHLYFACGLIPFALLFDVLDGRIARWRQKSSAMGRELDSLADVISFGVAPAVIAYGCGMQGLFDRIVLLFFVASGVSRLARYNVTAEKLAEGGDKVKYFEGTPIPTSLLLVAVLAAAVWQDALGDRMWFGVYEIGGFRFHPLVLMFAISGSLMISRIKIPKL comes from the coding sequence ATGACCACGTCACCGCCCAAGCCCTTCTCGATGATCCGCGAATTCCATCTGGCCGACTGGTTCACGCTGTCGAACGCCTTCTGCGGCGTCGGCGCGCTGTTCGCGGTGATGACCTATCTGCAGAGCGGCGAGGTGCTGCATCTCTACTTCGCCTGCGGGCTGATCCCGTTCGCGCTGCTGTTCGACGTGCTCGACGGCCGCATCGCCCGCTGGCGCCAGAAGAGCTCGGCGATGGGCCGCGAGCTCGATTCGCTGGCCGACGTGATCTCCTTCGGCGTGGCGCCGGCGGTGATCGCCTACGGCTGCGGCATGCAGGGGCTGTTCGACCGCATCGTGCTGCTGTTCTTCGTCGCCAGCGGCGTGTCGCGGCTGGCGCGCTACAACGTGACGGCCGAGAAGCTCGCCGAGGGCGGCGACAAGGTGAAGTATTTCGAGGGCACGCCGATCCCGACCTCGCTGCTGCTGGTGGCCGTGCTGGCCGCCGCGGTCTGGCAGGATGCGCTGGGCGACCGGATGTGGTTCGGCGTGTACGAAATCGGCGGGTTCCGCTTCCATCCGCTGGTGCTGATGTTTGCCATCTCGGGCTCCTTGATGATCAGCCGGATCAAAATCCCGAAGCTTTAG
- a CDS encoding DUF4124 domain-containing protein: MKRLALALLLALPAQAEIYKHVDSEGRVTYSNIPSKGAKKLDLGDVPGAIPAPRNGVVRSGGGSSGNATPSSFPRVDVATQRSRDQTKLQILRDELGSEQKLLDSARQKLAATPADARQRDNVTMHEKNIEALQKEIARVQ; encoded by the coding sequence ATGAAACGGCTCGCGCTGGCCCTGCTGCTGGCCCTGCCGGCCCAGGCCGAGATCTACAAGCACGTCGATTCGGAAGGCCGCGTCACCTATTCGAACATCCCCAGCAAGGGCGCCAAGAAGCTCGACCTGGGCGACGTGCCCGGCGCGATCCCGGCGCCGCGCAACGGGGTGGTGCGCTCCGGCGGCGGTTCCAGCGGCAACGCCACGCCGTCCAGCTTCCCGCGCGTCGACGTTGCCACCCAGCGCAGCCGCGACCAGACCAAGCTGCAGATCCTGCGCGACGAACTCGGCAGCGAGCAGAAGCTGCTCGACAGCGCGCGGCAGAAACTGGCGGCAACGCCCGCCGACGCACGCCAGCGCGACAACGTGACGATGCACGAGAAGAACATCGAAGCGTTGCAGAAGGAAATCGCCCGGGTGCAGTAA
- the plsB gene encoding glycerol-3-phosphate 1-O-acyltransferase PlsB, whose translation MGRTPDKESSIWKLIFSESWSPRGSLRQLFTILLHGRNTLVRFGQPLSLRELAADAEDDERAIRKVSRVLRVHFRQQREMAIGPDLSHRRTQVEGILDTDSVKAAIAALAAEQGGGATAMRRAEEKARHYAWEIAADYSYPVVRVFHRFLTWVWTRLYDGVELGNFDTVTGVAPDHEIIYVPCHRSHIDYLLLSYIVYQQGLMIPHIAAGANLNLPIVGGILRRGGAFFLRRSFKGNPLYGAVFNEYLHMVIAKGFPIEYFVEGGRSRTGRLLQPRPGMLAMTVQSYLRDSSRPIVFLPVYIGYEKLFEGRSYVGELMGKPKQKESLFNLLMSVRELKKNFGKVHVNFGEPIKLAEVLAEAHPDWRQEPPLGESRPAWFSQGIKQLGNRIADGINSAAVANPVNLVSLALLATPRHAMDEDQLVSQLDGYRRLLSAVPYAGRARLTALDGRAMVAHCEKLRLIQRHPHALGDVLHFYPEDAVLCSYMRNNVLHCVAIPALIACLFSRNASLSREQLANLTRTVYPFLRAELFLRWEEEELGGALDAYLAALVEMGWLAESTGREGIYNAPNLNSDEYAQLMLLGNAVRPALVRYFISLSVLTQQGSGAVSADELEGLCHLLAQRMSLLREFNAPEFFDRAIFRTFIATLKQNGLAAEDEAGKLTFDAKLRNAAAESRYVLSPDVRQSVLHLTRIDRGTMEQALARLAAKGKA comes from the coding sequence GTGGGCCGCACGCCCGACAAGGAAAGCTCGATCTGGAAGCTGATCTTCTCGGAAAGCTGGTCGCCGCGCGGCTCGCTGCGCCAGTTGTTCACCATCCTGCTGCATGGCCGCAACACCCTGGTGCGCTTCGGCCAGCCGCTGTCGCTGCGCGAGCTGGCGGCCGACGCCGAGGACGACGAGCGCGCCATCCGCAAGGTCTCGCGCGTGCTGCGCGTGCATTTCCGTCAGCAGCGCGAGATGGCGATCGGCCCCGACCTGTCGCACCGCCGCACCCAGGTCGAAGGCATCCTCGACACCGATTCGGTCAAGGCCGCCATCGCCGCGCTGGCCGCCGAGCAGGGCGGCGGCGCCACCGCGATGCGGCGCGCCGAGGAGAAGGCGCGCCACTACGCCTGGGAGATCGCCGCCGACTACAGCTACCCGGTGGTACGGGTGTTCCACCGCTTCCTGACCTGGGTGTGGACACGGCTGTACGACGGCGTCGAGCTCGGCAACTTCGATACCGTGACCGGCGTCGCGCCCGACCACGAGATCATCTACGTCCCCTGCCACCGCAGCCATATCGACTACCTGCTGCTGAGCTACATCGTCTACCAGCAGGGCCTGATGATTCCGCACATCGCGGCCGGGGCGAACCTCAACCTGCCCATCGTCGGCGGCATCCTGCGCCGCGGCGGCGCCTTCTTCCTGCGCCGCTCGTTCAAGGGCAATCCGCTGTATGGCGCGGTGTTCAACGAATACCTGCACATGGTGATCGCCAAGGGCTTCCCGATCGAATACTTCGTCGAGGGCGGCCGCAGCCGCACCGGCCGGCTGTTGCAGCCGCGGCCCGGCATGCTGGCGATGACGGTGCAGAGCTATCTGCGCGACTCCTCCCGGCCGATCGTGTTCCTGCCGGTCTACATCGGCTACGAGAAGCTGTTCGAGGGCCGCAGCTACGTCGGCGAGCTGATGGGCAAGCCCAAGCAGAAGGAGTCGCTGTTCAACCTGCTGATGAGCGTGCGCGAGCTGAAGAAGAACTTCGGCAAGGTGCACGTCAATTTCGGCGAGCCGATCAAGCTGGCCGAGGTGCTGGCCGAGGCGCACCCGGACTGGCGCCAGGAGCCGCCGCTGGGCGAGAGCCGGCCGGCCTGGTTCAGCCAGGGCATCAAGCAGTTGGGCAACCGCATCGCCGACGGCATCAACAGCGCGGCAGTGGCCAACCCGGTCAACCTGGTCAGCCTGGCGCTGCTGGCGACGCCGCGCCATGCGATGGACGAGGACCAGCTGGTGTCGCAGCTCGACGGCTACCGCCGGCTCCTGAGCGCGGTGCCCTATGCCGGCCGCGCGCGGCTGACCGCACTCGACGGCCGCGCCATGGTGGCGCACTGCGAGAAGCTGCGGCTGATCCAGCGCCATCCGCATGCGCTGGGCGACGTGCTGCACTTCTATCCGGAGGATGCGGTGCTGTGCAGCTATATGCGCAACAACGTGCTGCACTGCGTCGCCATCCCGGCGCTGATCGCCTGCCTGTTCTCGCGCAACGCCAGCCTGAGCCGCGAGCAGCTGGCCAACCTGACGCGCACGGTCTATCCCTTCCTGCGCGCCGAGCTGTTCCTGCGCTGGGAAGAGGAGGAACTCGGCGGCGCGCTGGACGCCTACCTGGCCGCGCTGGTCGAGATGGGCTGGCTGGCCGAGAGCACCGGCCGCGAGGGCATCTACAACGCGCCCAACCTCAACAGCGACGAATACGCCCAGCTGATGCTGCTGGGCAACGCGGTGCGGCCGGCGCTGGTGCGCTACTTCATCTCGCTGTCGGTGCTGACCCAGCAGGGCAGCGGCGCGGTCAGCGCCGACGAGCTCGAGGGCCTGTGCCACCTGCTGGCGCAGCGCATGTCGCTGCTGCGCGAGTTCAACGCGCCGGAATTCTTCGATCGGGCGATCTTCCGCACCTTCATCGCCACGCTGAAGCAGAACGGCCTGGCGGCCGAGGACGAGGCCGGCAAGCTGACCTTCGACGCCAAGCTGCGCAACGCCGCGGCCGAATCGCGCTACGTGCTGTCGCCCGACGTGCGGCAGAGCGTGCTGCACCTGACGCGCATCGATCGCGGGACGATGGAGCAGGCGCTGGCGCGGTTGGCGGCGAAAGGGAAAGCGTGA
- a CDS encoding YciI family protein, translating into MQYLYLIRPTRPDMLRTGPSDAEASAMAEHFAYLQAALADGRLILAGRTLDPDGFGIAIYNADDEVSAQAFAAADPAVRYGVVTAEVRPYRVALIAQDNVREAA; encoded by the coding sequence ATGCAGTATCTCTACCTGATCCGTCCCACCCGACCCGACATGCTGCGCACCGGCCCGAGCGACGCCGAAGCCTCGGCGATGGCCGAGCACTTCGCCTACCTGCAGGCCGCGCTGGCCGACGGCCGCCTGATCCTGGCCGGCCGCACGCTCGACCCGGACGGCTTCGGCATCGCGATCTACAACGCCGACGACGAAGTCTCCGCCCAGGCCTTCGCCGCGGCCGATCCGGCGGTGCGCTACGGCGTGGTCACCGCCGAAGTCCGGCCCTACCGCGTCGCGCTGATCGCCCAGGACAACGTGCGGGAGGCGGCATGA
- the glnL gene encoding nitrogen regulation protein NR(II) produces the protein MSASPYAGLDLLETAVIVLDSARAVRHMNPAAETLFELSARETVGRPLSACFSEPAEILAALDAAEKQNAAVTEHDVALAVRLGNTIHVAFTVREIEAPVLTVLEFRQTDQQRRIANEERLAAQQQANRQLIRNLAHEIKNPLGGIRGAAQLLKKELDDPGLREYTQVITDEADRLQGLLDRLLTPHRLPQVGELNIHEVLERVRSVLLAEFPNGLAVRRDYDTSMPYLYGDKEQLIQAVLNIVRNAAQAMHGAGQIVLKTRIARQVTLNRRRYPLALTLQITDNGPGIPEQIRETLFYPLVSARPGGTGIGLHLAHTFVQQHNGSIEFESQPGCTRFTLTLPINGWTPLDPGK, from the coding sequence ATGTCCGCTTCTCCCTACGCCGGCCTCGACCTGTTGGAAACCGCCGTGATCGTGCTCGATTCGGCCCGCGCCGTCCGCCACATGAACCCGGCGGCGGAGACGCTGTTCGAGCTGTCGGCACGCGAAACGGTGGGCCGGCCGCTGTCGGCCTGCTTCTCGGAGCCAGCCGAGATCCTGGCCGCGCTCGACGCCGCCGAGAAGCAGAACGCCGCCGTCACCGAGCACGACGTCGCGCTGGCGGTGCGGCTGGGCAACACCATCCACGTCGCCTTCACCGTGCGCGAGATCGAGGCGCCGGTGCTCACCGTGCTCGAATTCCGCCAGACCGACCAGCAGCGCCGCATCGCCAACGAGGAGCGGCTGGCGGCCCAGCAGCAGGCCAACCGCCAGCTGATCCGCAACCTGGCGCACGAGATCAAGAACCCGCTCGGCGGCATCCGCGGCGCGGCCCAGCTCCTGAAGAAGGAGCTGGACGATCCCGGCCTGCGCGAATACACCCAGGTGATCACCGACGAGGCCGACCGGCTGCAGGGCCTGCTCGACCGGCTGCTGACGCCGCACCGGCTGCCGCAGGTGGGCGAATTGAACATCCACGAGGTGCTCGAGCGCGTGCGCAGCGTGCTGCTGGCCGAATTCCCCAACGGCCTGGCGGTGCGGCGCGACTACGACACCAGCATGCCCTACCTGTACGGCGACAAGGAGCAACTGATCCAGGCGGTGCTCAACATTGTGCGCAACGCCGCCCAGGCCATGCACGGCGCCGGCCAGATCGTGCTGAAGACCCGCATCGCCCGCCAGGTCACGCTCAACCGCCGCCGCTACCCGCTGGCGCTGACGCTGCAGATCACCGACAACGGCCCGGGCATTCCCGAGCAGATCCGCGAGACGCTGTTCTACCCGCTGGTCTCGGCCCGGCCGGGCGGCACCGGCATCGGCCTGCACCTCGCCCACACCTTCGTGCAGCAGCACAACGGCAGCATCGAGTTCGAGTCGCAGCCCGGCTGCACCCGCTTCACGCTGACGCTGCCGATCAACGGCTGGACCCCGCTGGACCCCGGCAAATAA
- a CDS encoding carbohydrate kinase family protein, producing the protein MPTLICGSVAYDTIMVFPDRFKHHILPDKVHMLSVSFLVPEMRREFGGCAGNIAYNLHLLGGEPVIMATVGQDFGPYAERLDALGIRHDCTRVLPTHFTPQCFITNDLDDNQITAFHPGAMSESHDNRFDHVEGLTLALIGPDGREGMLARTRELKAAGIPFVFDPGQGMPLFSGEELLGCVAAADYLAMNDYEAALMTDKTGKTLAELAAMVRALIVTRGADGSTIYVDGREIAIPAARAEAVLDPTGCGDAYRAGLLFGIERGWDWETTGRLASLLGALKIAQRGGQNHRFDRASLAVAYREAFGCELPAW; encoded by the coding sequence ATGCCCACCCTGATCTGCGGCTCGGTCGCCTACGACACCATCATGGTCTTCCCCGACCGCTTCAAGCACCACATCCTGCCGGACAAGGTGCACATGCTGTCGGTCTCCTTCCTGGTGCCCGAGATGCGCCGCGAATTCGGCGGCTGCGCCGGCAACATCGCCTACAACCTGCACCTGCTCGGCGGCGAGCCGGTCATCATGGCCACCGTCGGCCAGGATTTCGGTCCCTACGCCGAGCGGCTCGACGCGCTCGGCATCCGGCATGACTGCACCCGCGTGCTGCCGACCCATTTCACGCCGCAGTGCTTCATCACCAACGACCTCGACGACAACCAGATCACCGCCTTCCACCCGGGCGCGATGAGCGAGTCGCACGACAACCGTTTCGACCACGTCGAGGGCCTGACGCTGGCGCTGATCGGGCCGGACGGCCGCGAGGGCATGCTGGCGCGCACGCGTGAGCTGAAGGCGGCCGGCATCCCCTTCGTGTTCGATCCGGGCCAGGGCATGCCGCTGTTCTCGGGCGAGGAGCTGCTCGGCTGCGTGGCCGCCGCCGACTACCTGGCGATGAACGACTACGAGGCGGCGCTGATGACCGACAAGACCGGCAAGACGCTGGCCGAGCTGGCCGCCATGGTGCGCGCGCTGATCGTCACGCGCGGCGCCGACGGCTCGACCATCTATGTCGACGGCCGCGAGATCGCCATCCCGGCCGCGCGCGCCGAGGCGGTGCTCGACCCGACCGGCTGCGGCGACGCCTACCGCGCCGGCCTGTTGTTCGGCATCGAACGCGGCTGGGACTGGGAGACGACCGGCCGGCTGGCCTCGCTGCTCGGCGCGCTCAAGATCGCGCAGCGCGGCGGTCAGAATCACCGCTTCGACCGCGCCAGCCTGGCGGTGGCCTACCGCGAGGCGTTCGGCTGCGAGCTGCCGGCCTGGTAG
- a CDS encoding pseudouridine synthase has translation MTEPQESLRLSKRMAELGLCSRREADEYIERGWVKVDGIVVDVLGSRVLPTQRIELDRRAAVAQTQRVTIILNKPIGYVSGQAEQGYKPASLLILPDNRFVGDRSGIEFSRRHLAGLAPAGRLDIDSTGLLVLTQDGRVAKALIGDETRIEKEYLVRVEGTLDAAGLALLNHGLSLDGQALKPAKVSWQNEHQLRFVLREGKKRQIRRMCELVGLKVVGLKRIRIGRIPLSDLPMGQWRYLREEEKF, from the coding sequence ATGACCGAACCGCAGGAATCGCTCCGTCTCTCCAAGCGCATGGCCGAACTCGGCCTGTGCTCGCGCCGCGAGGCCGACGAATACATCGAGCGCGGCTGGGTCAAGGTCGACGGCATCGTCGTCGACGTGCTCGGCAGCCGGGTGCTGCCGACCCAGCGCATCGAGCTCGACCGCCGCGCCGCGGTGGCGCAGACCCAACGCGTGACCATCATCCTCAACAAGCCGATCGGCTATGTCTCGGGCCAGGCCGAACAGGGCTACAAGCCGGCCTCGCTGCTGATCCTGCCGGACAACCGCTTCGTCGGCGACCGCTCGGGCATCGAGTTCTCGCGCCGCCACCTGGCGGGCCTGGCGCCGGCCGGCCGGCTCGACATCGATTCGACCGGCCTCCTGGTACTGACCCAGGACGGCCGCGTGGCCAAGGCGCTGATCGGCGACGAGACCCGGATCGAGAAGGAATACCTGGTGCGGGTCGAGGGCACGCTCGACGCCGCCGGCCTTGCCCTGCTGAACCACGGATTGAGCCTCGACGGCCAGGCGCTCAAGCCGGCCAAGGTGAGCTGGCAGAACGAGCACCAGCTGCGTTTCGTGCTGCGCGAGGGCAAGAAGCGGCAGATCCGCCGCATGTGCGAGCTGGTCGGCCTCAAGGTGGTCGGCCTCAAGCGCATCCGCATCGGCCGCATTCCGCTGTCGGATCTGCCGATGGGGCAGTGGCGGTATCTGCGCGAGGAAGAGAAATTCTGA
- a CDS encoding tRNA threonylcarbamoyladenosine dehydratase, translated as MNLADDLDHQRRFGGIARLYGEAALRRFEAAHACVIGVGGVGSWAAEALARSAVGRITLIDLDHVAPSNVNRQLHALTDTLGMAKVAAMAARIRAINPRAEVVEIDDFLTADNLAELAAPGRYDVVLDCIDQLRVKVALIAHCRRHKIPLLVSGGAGGRVDPARIALADIAQTSGDALLSKIRAELRRHHGFPREGKRFGIEAVYSTEPIVRAPESCEPAAPGGGGLNCAGYGSAVAVTASFGMALAGRALARLAKG; from the coding sequence ATGAATCTCGCCGACGACCTCGACCATCAGCGCCGCTTCGGCGGCATCGCCCGACTCTACGGCGAGGCCGCGCTGCGGCGCTTCGAAGCGGCCCACGCCTGCGTGATCGGCGTCGGCGGCGTCGGCTCCTGGGCCGCCGAGGCGCTGGCGCGCAGCGCGGTCGGCCGCATCACGCTGATCGACCTCGACCACGTCGCGCCGAGCAACGTGAACCGCCAGCTGCACGCGCTGACCGACACGCTCGGCATGGCCAAGGTCGCCGCCATGGCGGCACGCATCCGCGCCATCAACCCGCGTGCCGAGGTGGTCGAGATCGACGACTTCCTGACCGCCGACAACCTGGCCGAGCTGGCCGCGCCGGGCCGCTACGACGTGGTGCTCGACTGCATCGACCAGCTGCGGGTCAAGGTGGCGCTGATCGCCCACTGCCGCCGCCACAAGATCCCGCTGCTGGTCTCGGGCGGCGCCGGCGGCCGGGTCGACCCGGCCCGCATCGCGCTGGCCGACATCGCCCAGACCAGCGGCGACGCGCTGCTGTCCAAGATCCGCGCCGAGCTGCGCCGCCATCACGGTTTTCCGCGCGAGGGCAAACGTTTCGGCATCGAGGCGGTCTATTCGACTGAACCCATCGTGCGTGCGCCGGAAAGCTGCGAGCCGGCCGCGCCGGGCGGCGGCGGGCTCAACTGCGCCGGCTACGGCTCGGCGGTGGCCGTGACCGCGAGCTTCGGCATGGCGCTGGCCGGTCGTGCGCTGGCCCGCCTGGCCAAGGGCTGA
- the ntrC gene encoding nitrogen regulation protein NR(I), translated as MKPVWIIDDDRSIRWVFEKALGREGIAFHAYSSAAEALDALRRETPAVVVSDIRMPGESGLDLLAQLKERLPRLPVIIMTAHSDLESAVAAFQGGAFEYLPKPFDVDHAVELIRRAMDESLKQEVVEAPLEETPEILGQAPAMQEVFRAIGRLSQSSATVLITGESGAGKELVARALHRHSPRASKTFVAINTAAIPKDLLESELFGHERGSFTGAQAQRTGRFEQAEGGTLFLDEIGDMPAELQTRLLRVLSDGYFYRVGGHAPIKANVRVIAATHQALEERVKLGLFREDLFHRLNVIRLRLPALRERREDIPLLARHFLAKSARDLGVEPKRLSEEAMRVLAGFEFPGNVRQLENLCHWICVMAPGQAVGPADLPPEVKSEAAGAQAGHGGDWAAQLAAEADRRLRAGERGFIEALTQQFERTLILRALAATGGKRIEAAERLGLGRNTLTRKIQELDLERELGGE; from the coding sequence ATGAAACCAGTCTGGATCATCGACGACGACCGCTCGATCCGTTGGGTCTTCGAGAAGGCCCTCGGCCGCGAGGGCATCGCCTTCCATGCCTACAGCTCGGCCGCCGAGGCGCTCGACGCGCTGCGGCGCGAGACGCCTGCGGTGGTGGTCAGCGACATCCGCATGCCCGGCGAATCGGGGCTGGACCTGCTGGCCCAGCTCAAGGAGCGGCTGCCGCGGCTGCCGGTCATCATCATGACCGCCCACTCGGACCTCGAGAGCGCGGTGGCGGCTTTCCAGGGTGGCGCCTTCGAATACCTGCCCAAGCCCTTCGACGTCGACCACGCGGTCGAGCTGATCCGCCGCGCGATGGACGAAAGCCTCAAGCAGGAGGTGGTCGAGGCGCCGCTCGAGGAGACGCCCGAGATCCTCGGCCAGGCGCCGGCGATGCAGGAGGTGTTCCGCGCCATCGGCCGGCTCAGCCAGAGCTCGGCCACGGTGCTGATCACCGGCGAATCGGGCGCCGGCAAGGAGCTGGTGGCGCGCGCGCTGCATCGGCACAGCCCGCGCGCGAGCAAGACCTTCGTCGCGATCAATACCGCGGCGATCCCCAAGGATCTCTTGGAGAGCGAGCTGTTCGGCCACGAGCGCGGCTCGTTCACCGGCGCCCAGGCGCAGCGCACCGGCCGCTTCGAGCAGGCCGAGGGCGGCACGCTGTTCCTCGACGAGATCGGCGATATGCCGGCCGAGTTGCAGACCCGGCTGCTGCGCGTGCTCAGCGACGGCTATTTCTACCGCGTCGGCGGCCATGCGCCGATCAAGGCCAATGTGCGGGTGATCGCGGCGACCCACCAGGCGCTGGAGGAGCGGGTCAAGCTGGGCCTGTTCCGCGAGGACCTGTTCCACCGCCTCAACGTGATCCGCCTGCGCCTGCCGGCGCTGCGCGAGCGGCGCGAGGACATCCCGCTGCTGGCGCGGCACTTCCTGGCCAAGTCGGCGCGCGATCTCGGCGTCGAACCGAAGCGGCTCAGCGAAGAGGCGATGCGGGTGCTGGCCGGCTTCGAATTCCCCGGCAACGTGCGCCAGCTCGAGAACCTGTGCCACTGGATCTGCGTGATGGCGCCGGGCCAGGCGGTCGGCCCGGCCGACCTGCCGCCCGAGGTGAAGAGCGAAGCGGCCGGCGCCCAGGCCGGCCACGGCGGCGACTGGGCCGCCCAGCTGGCGGCCGAGGCCGACCGCCGGCTGCGTGCCGGCGAGCGCGGCTTCATCGAGGCGCTGACCCAGCAGTTCGAGCGCACGCTGATCCTGCGCGCGCTGGCGGCCACCGGCGGCAAGCGCATCGAGGCGGCCGAACGGCTGGGCCTCGGCCGCAATACGCTGACGCGCAAGATCCAGGAGCTGGACCTGGAGCGCGAGCTGGGCGGCGAGTGA